The following is a genomic window from Antechinus flavipes isolate AdamAnt ecotype Samford, QLD, Australia chromosome 3, AdamAnt_v2, whole genome shotgun sequence.
CAGACCCTCTAAACTTTATCAGTATTATTTACGATTCATGACAGTAGAGGCAGCTATCTTGAACCAGCATCAATCATATTCAAGTCTGCAAACACATTCATCatttagagagacagagagtgccTGGGGAATGTAGACCAGCTTGGAGAAAATTTCTACTAGTGAATATTAAGAAAGTTTTGCCTTTTCTTGGTTCAACAACAAACTAGGTTAAGGGGAGGGAGTGTCATTTGATCTTACTGGTCTTTAAAGAACAACATTTCTCCCCGAAGAGTGCTCACTGCATCAAAGGACATGTTTGGATCACAAGTTACTGGCttctcttcaggcttctctgtATCTGTAGACTTGGTGGGTAGTACTGGACCATCTGGAAAACCTAAAGAATATCCAAGAGGGAAAATTTGGGAAAACAAATGAACACAAATTCTTGTTGATAAATATATAGgcaaatataaagagataaatttaagaACAACTTAGAAAGAATTTAACTCATTTTTGCACTCACCATATAGAGACTGAATGCCAGCAATATCATCCTGAGAAAGGACGGACTTTGTGAGGTCTGTGTTTGGGTTGTAGACTGGGTACATTAAGGCTTTGGTGTCAGTAGAATGAAAAAGACCCAAGGAATGGCCAAATTCATGAGCAGCAACAAGAAATAAGTTGACTCCTGGTGGGAAATGATCAATTTTCAGTGATCAAAAAGCTAATTTTTGAATTATTCAAACAGTGAATATTATATGACTATCATCAGATTGAACAGTGCCCCATCCCTAGGTAGATATTTaacaaacttttaaatgaatCTCTCTAGAGGAACTTAATCAATATGTCCAAGGTTAAAGAAATTATTCCTTATTAACTTAAAGAAGATGATCTTTGAAAGAGAAGGGCTCAATATGTTCTTCCAATGATAAATAAGGTTGGAGAACATTATCTTTTTCCTTGATAATGTTGGGATGCACACTAAATATAGAAAACTGCTCTAAAAATCgtttttttaaatcaggagaATAATGTATGCAGGATTTTAATGACATAATATCAAAggagctaaaataaaaaaaaatagatgctatttAAGTCTTGTATGAGTTAATTACAATATCCATGTCAATGAATCACAGCTTTTTCATTCTTGAGGTCTTTGAGTAACCAAATTCTTATTTTGGTAGGATTTTCTATTCTACCAACAAATAGTTTTTGACAGCCTGATATACAGGGCATTATTTTCAGCTTGGGAGGTTTGCTTACTTTTCTCTCCACCATTATTATCAAACATTATTCAAAGGCAAGATAAAGGAAGAATGGATAGGTTGGATTTAGGGGtaggaagacctggcttcagaTTCCCCCTCTCACAGTTATTGATTATGTGATCCTGTTTAAGTAAGTTTATCTAGTAATGCCTCACACACTACACAGAAAATTGGGCTAAATAGAATTCCTGATGCTGAGGAAATCATTACATCTTTAGTAGGTCTATTGGATTTGCAGATAAAGATCAAATGCAATACACCATTTAAAAAGTAAGACAAAATATTCCTAGAATATCTATCCATTTTTGCATACATATCTTGTTCAGTCTTACTCTGTAGTTTTAAAAACATATCCCAAGGTAGCAAAAGAGAATAGATAAAGGATCAACCTTGGAGTCAAGAGAATtcgtttcaaatcctgcctcaggaaaatactagctgtgagactcagCAAGGGGGTACATGGTGTGCTGCATAGCATGTTGGACTTAGAATAAGAGAGTCTCATTTTTGTAGGTTTGAATATGCCAAATATTTGGTTTAAATATTGGGGTTTAAAGGAGTCTGACACCActaaaacaacaaccaaaaaacctcatgatcctgagcaagtcagcCCCTTGGTGCCCTACACAATTTCCTAAGATGTTACCTTAAATGATAAGTCAATGCTATATAAAAAggttataactttaaaaaaaaacaagcaaaccaaatGATTTCTACTCTGATATCTTAATTTGGGtaaaattttgtttatgtttAGCTGTTGAAATTATGCTATTTATGCCTAACATGGTCTCAATGATCCTTTATCCTGTCTAAAGGGACATGTCCCAATCTAAtctaaaagtttttgtttagtATTCATTTCAATGATATCCTCTTAATAAAGTGTCTActtccattttcatttctcagTACTTGTAACTGCTTCCCAGTAACTGTTTTTAATATTAGTAAAAAGTTAACACATGGTTCATTTTAGACTCTGCAAGAGTGCTCTGAGACATATGCGactcattaaaaaatatgaacacTGAAACATGGATACATATTTTGGAGTTGGAATATTCGAAAAAGACCATGAAAGAGTATCTGAGCTTAGAAACAGTAAAATTTCAATTAAACAAAACCCATTAACTGGAATTCTTACCAAATCTCTCCAAACAGGGATTTAGCCAAAAGCATAACTTCCTAGGTATAACTTTAGATAAGCACGCTTCAATTCATTATATTATGCCTTCTACATCTATAGTATTATAGAAATTGCAATTGATAATTACAAGATGATGAGATTGCAGATTTAGTGCTATAAAGTATCTTAGAGAACTATGAAACATTAAATAAAGTTTTGACTATGCTCCTTATATTATATTACTAAGGCAGAGGGACAAATTAATGCATTTTAGAAAACTTctcaataataaatataaattcatcGACAGTTATCTCATTTCTAGAGCATTCTAgttaatcatcatttttattaaaaatcatcCTAAGATAATTTTAACCTACCAGTTGTATCTCTTGtccatttttcatcatcatccaGGTGAACATCTCCATTTATCTTAGGCCCAGGTGGATAAGCATGACCCAAGACTCCCCCAGGTCCATCAAAGGGTATAAAATCTCCATGATCtaacagaaaaaaacaacaatatttctGGAGAAGTAGTCAGGGGTTTTGTCTTCAGAAGTTTTGGAAACAATTATATCACAATGGTTAGACCACACAGTTATTTGCCTTTTTACTAGCTTACTTTCCTCTCACAAATCTCTCAGCTCCACCCCCTATTGCCAAATGAAATGCATGAAGTTAAGATTCTTTCCTATTTGTTTTGCTGCTTTCCAGACTGGCATAGGttcctaggatcatagatttaaaactgaaaaagactttaaaagtctgTCTTCAAAATTCAGATTATATGCCACTCAAGAAgagacatttatatatttatataactataataaataaataagtaaatataatagttatatatttatataactctcACTGTTAGTTCCAATATAAATAACTTCacatttttagatatattttgcatttacttatctgtttatattccagTTGACTGTGTAGACACATACTGTTctgtttttttactttgtttcccTATCCCAATAATAATCCATGGTAGGCActaaataaacacttattgaatTGATCAGAAAATCTTAGATTTATCACTGCAAGAGAACTCAAGGACCATCTAATCCATCCCTCCCCcgacaactcattttaaaaaacagaggaagagacaAGCCCAGAAAGAatatatgacttgtccaggatcatacagtgaGTGTCAGAGGCAGCGTCTGAGCCCTATTTCCTTTATTCCAGACCTAATGAACTTCCCATCTTATTATGCTGTCTACCAATTGTTGAATTAGTTTAAAatgcagcattctttccactgtggaAAGATGGCAGGGAAATGGAGGAAAGAGAGgtggaagaaaatttttttttaccttggacGGCAAAAGAGATCATTATGTCAGCTTCTCCTTCCCTGAGCCTGTTGAATGTGAGGGGAGTAACATCACTCCAGACTTTAAGAGCTCTCTCTATGGCAGCATCTGTATCAAGCTGATTTATATCATTTGTGTAGTTTacaatcctttattttaaaaaattgaagaaaattaccCTTAATCATTTTTATGTCAAGAGTAAATGACAAAATTAACACTTCAAGAAATCTCTACACCAAGTATTACCTGTATGTAAcctcattctttttccatttaggcATATAGGGAAAGAAACGGAAAGGGGAAACATCAGGAAATCCACATCTGGGCTTCTTCATCATCTCCATAGTGTCATCATCCAAATTTCCAGTCACCTTCAAGCCCAAGAACCTTTGCATGTCTTGGATTTTTGCAACAACAGGGCTACTGTCCTTCCTACGAACAAACTGCTTTCCATCTTTTTCAAGGTGGTAGAAGTCTTCCAGATATTTCTAGTagaataagaaacatttatttagttacttctaagatttttttaacctattattattaacaataataggAAATagtatggcatagtggataaaaggCCAACcgtggagtaaggaagacttggattcagataCTTCCCCAAATACATACTGGCTATTTAACTAAGGATAAAGCCTTTTCAGTGCCTcaagcaactctctaaaactataaagtaTAGATAAATTGTCAGTTTCTATCAGTGCAGAGCATTTATATACTAGAAGTTCTTACAGTGAGAAAGTCATAGGTTTGAACaataaaaataggaattataataTTGTAGAAATATTATCCTATTGCTCATGTCTCAACTCATTTGAAATAGTTTTCTAGCTTTTGAAAACAAAAGTGAATTGACTATGTCCTTTCAGTTTACCCTTCAGGTAACAATTCATCTTCATAGATGatttttcctttataacaaaattttaaactttactGTGAGTGGGTTTACTGTTCAAAGAAAAGTAATGTATGTTacatagataaagaaaaagaacacttttGACTTAATTGTGTGACTTTCAGGTGAATTTATCTAGATAATTTCTGTAATTTTCCATATCTCCTTGCTAGTATTGATTTCTCCATGGAGAGTACAAAGAAGAACCTCTATCTCCAAAAACTTTTGCCTTTGCCAAGAGAAGTATAATCAGCTAAAAAATTTTCCGGAATATCATAAGCATACTTTcctacatttttgttttaaatcatgGTCTTTGAACCTGAAACAAATAACAGGAATGCAAAGATTAATTCTTCAACTGCTCCACTGGACTGCTGTCTGCTTGCCTGCCTGCCTGCTTGCCTGTCCGCCCTAGGGAAGTGAAACCTGTCTTTATACATTACCTGGATACGATCCATGCTCATCTTCCCAGCTGTGGCTGCTGGATGAAGAGGGTGGGCTGCAGAAAATGCCAAATATAACAAGAGTACCAGAAGGCTCTTCATTGTGATCATCAATGCTGGTCTTTTAGCAAAGTTTGTCAAATTCTGCCAACTATCTCTCCTGCATGCCTCAGTGGCTCCACTTTTATAATCCTTTTTGGTATTTGGTAACATGACCCACTGGCTTGAGTCATAGCTGAGCAGTAACAAAAATCattcccccaaaataaataagGGTGACACAGGATTTTCCCCCCTAATTCCTCTCGGCTTTCCAATTTTGCAATGCCGAGGCGTGATTAAGATGCAGGAAATGCTTCCTGTGTTTTCATGAAGGAAAACTTTAATATCTGAATctggaaataaaaattacactagaccttctaatagagcagtatgtggtgtatgtgcgtgtgtatgtatatgtatgtgtgtgtgtgtgtgtgtgtgtgtgtgtgtgtgtgtgtttcatgtGGGGAGGATGATGACtttgtaaaaattccaaatagtccagattttttttaaaacaaggcaGTTTTCTGCCCAGTTCATTTTATTCTCTAATAcaagtatatacacacaaacaagTAGAATACGAGCCTCAGAAGTATGGAAGTTCTTTGGGACagagatagttttatttatttatttatttttttaccattttatgaCAGTTCCTGGCATAGTGCTTGGCAAATAGCAGAGTGTTTTAGGagaaattaaattgaatagaaGAGGGAAAATTGCAGGAAAATTGACTATTGTCTAATGATCATTATGATTAATGataattgtattaaatttattttgcaattaaagataattaattcaccgaattttagagttgaaagggcaGTTAGGTaacttagtggatagagtacttagagtcaggaagactgatatTTCTTAGTTCAAAACTGGCTcagatattagctatgtgaccctaggcaagtccttagctctgtttccctcagtttccttatctgtaaaatgagctacagaagaaaatggcaagccgctccagtatttttgccaagaacacTCCAAATGGTGTCAGGAAGAGTTTGGAATAACTGGACAAAATTCATTCATTCGTAGACtggaaaagaacattaaaacTAATTTAGTCTGGCTCTTATCCAAAGCATGATTTCATTCTACATCATCTCTAGCTTATGGTTATTCAGCCACTATTTGAGACTTCCAAGGATAGGGAACTCATGAAACAACGGGGCAAGTAATTCTTCTTTTGAACTGGTCAATATGTTAGAAAGTTGTTTCAAAGTGAACTTTTGGGTGAGGATCTAGTATACAAAGAATCTGAATGCATTTgagaaaatctttaattttttggcTCATAAGTTCCACCTAGGACTGAGGAAATATAGTAATTCCAATATACTGAGATTACAGGTCACAATAAATATCAAAGGAGAAaagttattgttttgttattttaaattaaaaggcCATACAAAATAAAACTAGTTGTAACCAAATCGCTCCcctcctcaataaactccactggctccctattatcttcagaaataaatacaaaatgttctgatttttaaagtcctttacaacttAGTCCCTGTAaacctttcctgtcttcttccaCTTTACCCAAACTAGGTACACTAATGAAACAGTAATActggcttttaaaattcttcgATCCCTTTATTTTGACTATCCCCCAAATGTTCTCCCTCTTTGTGCCTTTGCCCTGTGGCTTTTCTGCCTGCCTTCAAGacaattcaaattttctttcctttccttggcCTATTGCCCTCTACCTCCTCCCTAATTCTTCCCTTTTATGCTCTATTTCCTTCATCTCACCCACTAGTCTGTATTATTTTTGATagactgtttctgcctttctttatatttccaatgCTTACCTATGTGCttaatagatgatttttttttttactaactgaAAATAGAACTCTTAAGTAACAAACAGAAGTCTGTCAACTAGCAGCCCTATTCCAAATATCTACATAAATTTTGACTCAGTTTCAGTCTAGAAGAGGTAGGTTCTTCTCCTTACATAGGGCCTTTTTGTTCCCAATAAGAATTACCAGGAATTGCTCTCACCAAGCAGCAAGGCTCCTCTACATCTTCTCTCAGCTCACTCAGGTATCATCCGAATGTTTCTGATAATAACCAGTTATTCTCCACTCTAGTTTCTCTTGTAGTTTTGCATAGCTCCCAGCAGGTGTCTTCAGATGCTGCTCTCTATCAGGCCTTTATCTATAGCTCCCTGCGGCGGTGGTTCTAAAGTGTTGCCCTCTATGACTCTTCCCCCTCACTCCCACATCTCTGTGGTTCATAAAGTAAAAAACCCTTCCTGGGGCAAAATCATTTGTCATTAGATGTTTCCTATTAGTTGTATTTCTGGCTTCTGGGACAAAATGGAAGAAATCACaacaaaaaactataaatatGGTATATTAGTGTATGTTTGACAACCAGCTTGGGGGGGGGAGTATTCACAAtattcttttaagtttaatcttaatttattattgtattcctattgtaatcaatcaataaaataataagccAAGTCCTGAGTTGTACTATTTGCCTACTTCCAAGGTATAAATACTTACACTACAAATTTAACAATCAGCAACTTGGAACTGGCAGGGGTTAGCTCCAATAGATCCTTATAGAATAGGGTAGTACCTTGGAAAGCATCTAACtagtgcattttacagatgaggaaactgaagcccagacaAGAGAAGCCACTTTTGAATAATCATCCAGCAAgtggcaaagccaggatttgaacccaggttttcctgactagcAGTCTACTCACCATTCTACCCTATCTTCAAAAAATTGAAGACAATCGTTATTTTCCCCcaggttttcttttctctaggaCAACATTTTTAGTTCCTAATTAAAAGAGCCCTGGGGGTAGCTggatgttgcagtggatagaacactggccccaAAGtctggaagatttgagttcaaatgcagcctcagaaacttaatacttaatagctgagtgagtctgggcaagtcacttaaccccagtaaATGcggtggggggggaggaagaaggaggagaggagaggaaagaggaagagggagaggaagaaatggagagagagggagacagacagacagacagacctgGTAGTTCTGGGTCAGAGGAGAGGACAAGGTGAGAGAGCCTGGTGTGGAATGAGCAAATATGTTTCTTCAGATTCCTTTTGGTGCTTcttgctcctcctcttcctcagatattttctctttttcgcTGAAGTCcaaaagagatatagaaagatgTATGGAGAGGGTTAGGTTCCTTCTCTAGtatagaaatcatctagttcagcTAAAATGTGAAAGGTGAAAAAGTCCATCCAAACAAATACAGTCACACATCTCCAGCTTCATAGAGGAAGGAATtattcagtcctttcagtcatatccaagtatccatgaccccattttgggcttttcttggcattgatactgaagtggtttggcatttctttctccagctcattttgtaggtCCAGGAAGAGGAGTCTCCCTAACTCcagatctggcattctatccactgtgccacctagccgtTCTTAGGGAGAAATTGCTTTGCTTTTCTGGAGAGATTGGGGCAGGATGGATTATTATAAATTGTATTGACCATATTTGAATCACCTATTTTCCAAATTATGGGATACGTGACTAACAAGTATATGTTGTCTTTCTTGTGACTATATGTGTAGAATACTTTTTAATGTTATAAATCATTCAGGATAGGATGCTGGAAAATTTGCCCTGGAGCAGGTAAGTGATCATCAAAATGAATCTATGGAAATCTATGAAGCTGTTCCCCTGAGTCAGAAAAGTGTGATTGTTCACTGACTTCAGGGTATATCAGTCATCTTTGCTCTGCTAATGTCTTGAGAGCTAAAGACAGATTGAACTCAGACAAGACGAGATGGTGGGAGGTAGAGCTAAATAGCACATCATTTGAAAAGTGAAAGGGTTTTAATGATTACAAATTCATTGATAGCCAACAGGATGGGGTAACCAAAAAGCTAAGTGTTATCATGACTTCATTGAAAGTCATAGGGTTCAGAACTAATGCTACTTTGCTCTACTGGTCAGACCAAATTTAGATTATTGCATTAAATTCTGGGTATCACGTTTTACGGAAGACGTTAGTAAACTGGAGAGTATCCAGATCATGGCCCCTTGATATAGTCCAGGACTCTAAGTTCATGTCACATAGAATCAGTCAAAGGAACTGGGAATATTTTGCCTGGAGAAAGTAAGCTTGCATGGACATGATTGCTGTTTATAACTAAGTGAAGGGAAGTGACATCAACAAGGGAGTAGACTTGTTCTTCATGGTCCCAGAGGGCAAACCAGGATAATGAGAAGTTGCAAAAATGCAGGTTTAAATGGGTAAGGAACATTTTTCTAACAATGAGTACCATTCATATGTGGGATGGACTGCCTCTGGTGGTAATAGACTTTCCCTCATTGGAGCTGTTCAAGCAAAGACTTGTATGATCCCTTGTCACATGTATTTGACCAGATACCTTCTTGATTCTGTGAGCAAAGGGATCATTACTGGCAGCTCTTTACTTGTGAACTTTCAAATAAATCAGCTTCTGGCTATCAGAAGAGGTGGTAAAATGCTAACATCTGGAGAGGAGATGATACCTACTTTTGAGGTCACATGGCCTTTTCATCTGACAGAGGTTGAAGCTTAAAAAGCTAGTAaggcaattgaaaaaaaaaattctaggagtCTGGAATCATTAAAACCTCCAGTATAGAAGTGAgataaggaatagaaagaagatgGTGCTCAGCACATGGATAGCAGGCTTTATAGCTAGAAACTAGTTAAGGAATCTCTGGTCTAAAAATCTATtggcttttattatttattattttctgttttgtgttttgttctggtttttggattgtttgttgttgttgttgttgttgttgttgttgttgttgttgtttggttgtagTTCTTTTTCCATTGACTTTTATTAGTTTTCTTAGAAAAAGTTTCTTCTGAAAGATGATAATTTACCCCTCCATTCTTCCtggacaaaagacaaaaaaaaaaaagagagagagagagagaaatcaggaTTAAAGAATTCCATCTTCTTTCCAtcacatttttttcactttaagttgcattcctttcccttctccatctccatgtatatatatatatatatatatatacatatatataacatgctAGACCTGGAATTaaaagagacctgaattcaaatctagcttcttaTATTTAGtggctgtgttaccctgggcatgtcatttaacttgtttgcttcagtttcctcatctataaaatgtaattaatatttCCTATCCCCCAGTATGGTTGTAAAAATCCCaaggtaataattataaagttctaAGCACAGTATCTGGCCCTAGTAAGTGCTatgcaaatgttagctattatttttattttaaaacaaatttaaattggTTCATTGGTTCATTTACATAGgttggaaatattatttttcaaaataaagctTACACTCAATCAACAAACTTTATGAAGCATCTGCTATGTACTAGATCCTGTGCTACACACTAGGGATATAAGTGCAGAGTGAAACAATCTATATTAGCAAtgattttacattctaatgggaagaacAATAAGCACATGTAAAATGCAACATAAGTATAAAGTCTATAAATgagaatgtaaagaaaataaGTCCAAAGTAATTTGGGAAGAATGACTTTAAAAGTTGGgggaaatcaagaaaggcttcattcaGGAGACTTTGAGATATCtcttaaaagaagagagggaCTCCCAAAAATGAAGGTAAGTAGGGAACTGCCTGGACCACAGGTTTCGGAGCACTCGGTACAATAGGACAGGATGGAAGAGGGAGTGTTGTAGTATGTGAGGAACAGAAGATCAGTTTGGCTGGATTTCAGAGACtgggagaaatgaaaaagaaattcttttgaaTAGGAATGTCCCATAGGCATCTTAAACTTAACATTTATGAAACCCAGTATTAGcttcaaaagaaacagaaaattaaaaaaagactagTGGATTTGAGAGTAAAGTTAATGAATTCTCTTTTGTGAAAATACAAGGTATGAAGGGGGACCCCTTGATATAAATGTAATTTCTTGTTGTGATGTAGATTTGAAATTTTATGTGGCACCTGGAGCTGAGAGGCAGGTAGGAGGCAGTATTGGTGGATGGTAATCTAGAAGGAGTAATGGATAGTGTGacttttgaaatcagaaagactcttctagaattcaaatctgttgGCTgggtgaccgtgggcaagtcacttaacccttttacctcagtttcccatctgtaaattgagctggagaagaaaatggcaaactgttctaatatctttgctgagaaaaccccaaatgggatcatgaagttagacacgactgaaatgactgaaccatTCAAGGATCTTGGGTAGTACTTTGTATAGTCTGCTCCAAATAAATTGTAAAATCACTTATGTTGCAAGAGCAATCTGGCCTTGTAGTTTCtagatgaaattgaaaaaaattaataaatttgaaaatagaaCAGTCTTTACctgaataatgaaattaaaattcttttaatgatctctctctttctgtctctctctttttctacatatacatatatatgatatataaacatatgtttgaatataaattagatatatacattcatattaaCATGTTTTTATGGTTAGCCATTGACTATTTAAATTAGTGCTTTgaagattttaaactttttacatGTGTCATCTCATTTAAtacttacaacaaccctatgagataggtgttattattattcccactttatagatgaggaaactgcaatTGGGAGGGGATACATGACTTGTTCAGGACCATGTAGCTGGTACATGTCTTAGGCAGAATCTGAAAtcggttcttcctgactccaagttcagcctTGTGTTGATAGTGCCACCTATTGGTTTATCATCATCACCAACATCTTATCCCAAAATGCTCCTCTGATGCCCCATCATGAATCAGAGGTGACTTTAGGTTCCTATAAGCCATGCTATCAGAATACAAGCTATGGCAGGTTCTATGAGATTCAGCGTTAGATCCAATGATAGTCTCTGTGTGCCTTGGCTAACAATCAGACCAGCTCATCTACTACATCAGGAAGCACCATTCTTCTAAGAGTAGCTAGCAATAACACTACTAGGTCATTGGTTCAAAGCAATTaaagaataagagggaaaaaactatgtgtagagaaatatttatagcagctaatTTTGTAGtgagaaagacctggaaaaaaggaagggattataatcatttgagaaataaatgaatatattgtGTCTTGTGAAAGTAAAGGAATATTGTGCTGAAATAAATGGCAAATGAcactatttcagaaaaacctggaaaaacttgtatgaattgatatagTACAAGAAGAGCAGGACTAGGAGAGCAAtttgtataataataacaacattataaagaaaaattaataggaaagaCTTTAAACTCTGGT
Proteins encoded in this region:
- the LOC127558057 gene encoding stromelysin-1-like, with translation MLPNTKKDYKSGATEACRRDSWQNLTNFAKRPALMITMKSLLVLLLYLAFSAAHPLHPAATAGKMSMDRIQKYLEDFYHLEKDGKQFVRRKDSSPVVAKIQDMQRFLGLKVTGNLDDDTMEMMKKPRCGFPDVSPFRFFPYMPKWKKNEVTYRIVNYTNDINQLDTDAAIERALKVWSDVTPLTFNRLREGEADIMISFAVQDHGDFIPFDGPGGVLGHAYPPGPKINGDVHLDDDEKWTRDTTGVNLFLVAAHEFGHSLGLFHSTDTKALMYPVYNPNTDLTKSVLSQDDIAGIQSLYGFPDGPVLPTKSTDTEKPEEKPVTCDPNMSFDAVSTLRGEMLFFKDQYFWRKSSNNIEPALYLLTAFWPSLPSGFDAAYELTTKDMVFIFKESKFWAVRGSDIQPGYPRDIYTLGFPRTVKKIDAAFFYKEKQKTYFFVNDIYWRYDEKRHSMDHGYPREIATDFPGVDQKVDAAFEAFGFFYFFSGSTQFQFDPNAKMVTRTLKSNSWFNC